TACGGCGTGGCCAATCACGGTGAAATCCGGGTGATTTTTAATTTTATCAAAATCGTTTGGCGAAATTGTGAAAAGCAGCTCATAATCTTCGCCGCCGCTCAAGGCGCACATTACAGGATTTAGATTGAATTCTTCGGAAGTTGTGATCGTCATCGTATCCATAGGAATCTTTTCCTCATATAGCCTGAAACCGACCTGGGACTGGTCTGAAAGATGAAGGATTTCTGAAGCCAAACCATCGGAAACATCGATCATCGATGTGGGCAAAACCTCAAGTTCGTCCAGAATTTTTTTCACATCGGTTCTTGCTTCCGGTTTTAGTTGCCGTTCCAAAATATAATCATAACCTTCCATTTCAGGCTGCATATTTGGATTTGCCAGAAAAACGGCGTGCTCTCTTTCCAGAATCTGCAATCCCAGATAAGCACCGCCTAGATCTCCGGAAACAACCAAAAGATCGTTTGGTTTTGCATTTTTTCGGGTAGCAATTTTATCAGAATTTTCCATTCCGATTGCGGTAATGCTCATCACCAACCCCGACGTTGAACTCGTTGTATCGCCACCTACCAAATCAACACCATATTTTCCGCACGCCAACTTTATACCTTCATAAATTTCGTCCAGCGCCTCAACCGGAAACCTGTTGGAAACTGCGAGTGAAACCAAAATCTGCGTGGGAGCTGCATTCATCGCTGCAATGTCACTTAGATTTACGATTACGGCTTTATATCCCAAATGTTTTAAGGGCACGTATCCGAGGTTAAAATGCACACCTTCCGCCAAAATGTCGGTTGTAACTACCACTTTTTTTCCATCGGGATTAATGATTGCGGCATCATCTCCTACCGAAAGTTCAGATGAATCCTGTTTTAAACTAAATTTTTCGGTAAGGCGTTTTATGAGACCAAATTCTCCTAATGCGGAAATTGGTGTTAAGTGTTGGTTTTTATCTTCAAGCATCATTATCTCAAGTTAATTTTTCCACTTTTGATCTTCAAAGACTTTCGGATCCAAATTTTCCGGGCGGAAAGGCAAAGCCTTGATATCTTGTTTGGTGAAAACTTTGGCGTCAGGCGATTTATAAGTGTTCAAAACCTCCAGAATTTCGTCCGGCGGCGTCGTAGATTTCCTCAGCATCATATCAATCCAAACGCCGAATGCTTCGGCTGTTGCACAATGTGTCCCGTCCGGCAGATAAAACTTATGAACAAACTGGTAAATGCTGCCGTCTTCGGCAAAACCATCAATTTCCAGGCTCACAAAAACCTCCTGATCCATATAAATTTCCTTGAAAAAAGAATATCTTTCATGCAGAATCACTGGCCCTATTCCCCAGCGGTTCAGCTCACTAAGCCCCATTTTATGGTTCGACATAAATGCCATCCGCGTCTGTGCGCAGTATTCAACATATGACGAGTTCGCCAAGTGACGGTTCGCATCGATATCGCTCCAGCGCACTTCAAATTTATGGTAGTATACAGACATATTTTTTATTTTTTTATTTGGGCAATCCCCACGCCCATGCAAAGCAGCTGCGTGGGGCCGGGCTGTTCACTGCAATCTTTTTTTACAAAAAAGGATTTCCGTTTCCATCCCTATTGCGTGAGATTCCCCGTAAAACTATCGCCTCAAAATTACGCATTAAAGGTGGTTTAAAAAATAGTATTTTTGCAAACGCTGTTAGGGCTTGAAGCCCTAATAGCGCTCCTCTCCTATGAACAAAAAGAAAATCATCATTGTCGGCGGCGGTGCAGCAGGTTTTTTCTGTGCGGCAAATCTGGATCCAGAGAAATTTGAAGTTAAAATCCTGGAGCAGAATTCCGATGTCCTTCAAAAGGTGAAAATTTCCGGCGGCGGACGCTGTAATGTGACACACGCCTGCTTTGATCCGCGCGAACTTGTACAGTTCTACCCTCGCGGAAACCGTGAACTGATGAGCGTTTTCAGTAAATTTCAGCCAGGCGATACAATGGAATGGTTCACAAACCGAAATATCCCGTTGAAGATTGAAAATGACAACCGGATTTTTCCAGAAAGCAACTCCTCACAAACCATTATCGGCTGCTTCAAAAAGGAAATTGCAGAAAAAAACTTTGAAATTCTGACCAAAACAACCGTGCTGGACATTCAGAAAGAGGAAAATCAATACCTCATCAAAACCAATAAGGGCAATTTTTCTGCAGATTTTGTGATTTACACCACCGGAAGTTCGCCAAAATCCCTTAAAATCCTTGAGGATTTAGGTCACAAAACCGTTTTGGCGGTTCCGTCGCTCTTCACTTTCAATATTAAAGATGATTTGCTGAAAAATTTGCCCGGAACCAGTTTCGATTATGCCGAAGTGTCGATCCCAAAACTGAAAACGGAAGAAAATGGCCCGCTTCTTATCACGCACTGGGGACTTTCCGGACCGGCAATCCTGAAAATTTCTGCGTGGAAAGCGCGCGAGCTTTTCGGTTTAAATTATCAGTTTGAAATTGAGGTGAATTTCATTGCAAAAAACATGTATGAAGCCGAAGCACTATTTTTAGAATTTAAACAGAATCATCCCAAAAAAACCATCGGACAAAGTAAGATTTTCGATGTCACCAGCCGTTTCTGGAACAAACTTTTAGAAATTTCAGGCATCAATCCCGAAAAACAGATCGCCAACATTTCAGCAAAGGAAATAAAAACCCTACTGGAAAATCTCTGCAAAAAAACCTTTAAAGTAGACGGAAAATCCACCTTTAAAGACGAATTTGTAACCGCAGGTGGCGTGGAACTGAAGGAAATTAATTTCAAAAATATGTCCTCAAAAATCCTGGAAAATTTCTATATCGCCGGTGAAGTATTAAATATTGATGCGGTGACGGGCGGTTTCAATTTTCAGGCGTGCTGGAGTGAAGGTTGGCTGATTGCGCAGGATTTGAATTCGAAATAATTTCTAAAAAGTGTGATGGTTATCTCCCAATCATCTTTTTTATCGCGTTCAGTTTCATCAGCGCTTCGATGGGGGTAAGTGTGTTGATGTCGATTTTAGTAAGTTCTTCACGGATATTTTCCAGAACCGGATCATCCAGTTGAAAAAACGAAAGCTGTAAATTTTCTTCAGTCACTTTCTTGATTTTTTCTTTGGAGCTGCCCTGAGTTCGGCTTTCTTCCAGGGTCTTTAAAATTTCATTGGCGCGGTTCACAACTTTTGAAGGCATTCCTGCCAATTTTGCCACGTGAATTCCGAAACTGTGCTCGCTTCCGCCCGGAACCAGTTTTCTCAAAAAAATAATATTCCCTTTATTTTCCTGAATGGTGACGTGGAAATTTTTGACTCTTTCAAAATTCAAAGTCATTTCGTTCAGTTCGTGGTAATGTGTCGCGAACAGCGTTTTCGGCTGTGCCGGATGCTGATGAAGATATTCCGCAATAGCCCAGGCGATGGAAACGCCATCGTAAGTAGAAGTTCCACGACCGATTTCATCCAACAGGATCAAACTTCTTTCAGAAATATTGTTGAGAATATTCGCGGCTTCGTTCATCTCCACCATAAATGTCGATTCACCTGCAGAAATGTTATCCGTAGCCCCCACCCGGGTGAAAATTTTATCCAAAATCCCAATTTCTGCATGCTTTGCCGGTACAAAACTTCCAATCTGGGCCAGAAGGCAAACCACGGCAGTCTGACGAAGAATCGCCGATTTACCTGCCATGTTCGGCCCCGTAACCATAATGATTTGCTGGGAATCTTTATCCAGATAAATATCGTTGGGAATATATTTTTCCCCCAATGGAAGTGCATTTTCAATGATTGGGTGGCGCGCCTCTTTTAAATCGACCGCGAACCCTTCATTCAGAATTGGTCTGGTATAACTCTCAGAAACAGCGAGTTCGCTCAATCCCACTGCAACATCCAGCTGCGCAATGATGTTTGAATTTTCCTGAATCTGATCGATATAATTCATCACATATTCGCACGCTTTGCGGTACAGTTGGTGTTCCAAAACCGAAATTTTCTCTTCCGCGCCCAGTATTTGGGTTTCATATTCTTTCAGTTCTTCGGTGATGTAGCGCTCTGCGTTTACCAAAGTCTGTTTCCGGATCCACTCAGCAGGAACTTTGTCTTTATGGGTATTTCGGACTTCGATATAATAACCAAAAACGTTGTTGAAATCGATTTTCAGCGAAGAAATTCCGGTGCGTTCCACTTCGCGCTGGCACATTTCATCCAAAAACCCTTTGCCTTTGCTTTGAAGGTTGCGAAGACGGTCAAGTTCCTCATTCACACCTTCTTTTATGACGTTTCCCTTTGCCAGATTCACTGGAAGCTCATCATTCAGGTGGGATTTCAGATATTCAATCAAATCCGAAAGATCATTTAGAGGTTCCAGCCAAGCCAGAAAATCGTGGTGCGGTTTCAGTTTTTCTTTAATTTCTTTGATGGAAGCCAAACTCTGGCGCAGATGACCCAATTCTTTCGGGGAGAGTTTTTCGGCCGCGAGTTTTCCCATTAACCGGTCCAAATCAGAAATGGATTTCAGTAAGCCCTGAATTTCATATTTCAGATAATCTTCATTATTAAAAAACTCAACCAAAGAAAGCCTTCTATTGATTTCATCGACGTTCTTCAGGGGCAGAATGATTCTTCGTCGCAGCAGCCTTCCGCCCATCGGCGTAGAGGTTTTATCCACGATATCGAGCAGGCTTTTTCCCTCTTTGTTTGACGGGAAAACAATTTCCAAATTCCGGAGTGTAAACTGGTCCATCATCAAATAATCCTCCTGCGGAATTTTCTGAATTTTGGTGATGTGTGTGAGCAAATCGTGGTGCGTATCTTCAACCAAATAAGCGAAGATGGCACCCGCAGCGGTAATTCCCAGTTCCATTTTCTCGACACCGAAACCTTTTAAAGAATTGGTTTTAAAATGATTCGTGAGTTTTTCCGTTGCGTATTTATACTGAAAAGCCCAGTCTTCGAGTTTAAATGAATTTTTATTTTTCAGTTGTAACGGCAGTTCCTTCGTCCTTTGGTAAATAATTTCACTCGGATCAAACGTGTGGGCGATGTGGAGTAATTTTTCGAGATTGCCTTCGGAAACGAGAAACTCCCCGGTAGAAATATCCACCAAGGCCAAACCATACTTCTCCTTTTCTTTATGAATGGAAAGCAGGAAATTGTTTTTCTTGGAATTAAGGACCTGATCATTAAAAGTAACCCCGGGCGTAACCAGTTCAGTAACACCACGTTTCACAATGCCTTTTACCATTTTAGGGTCTTCCAACTGATCGCAGATCGCTACCCGTAGCCCAGCACGAACCAACTTTGGCAAATAAGAATCAATGGAATGATGGGGAAAACCCGCCAGTTCGATATGCGAATCACCGTTGTTCCTTTTGGTTAAAACTATGCCCAAAACTTGCGACGCCTTGATGGCATCGGTCCCGAAAGTTTCGTAAAAATCCCCTACCCTAAAGAGCAAAAGAGCATCCGGATATTTCGCCTTGATGCTGTTGTACTGTGTCATTAAAGGGGTTTCTTTCTTCGCTTTTGACATTGCAGTTTTATCACAGATTTTCAAAGTTTGATATAGTGGACTCCGCGCAAAAACTTTGTGTGCTCCGTGTTTAAGTTTTAATTTTGCCAAAAATACGAAAATGTCATCCACCAAAAAACTGAAACTCCAGGAACTGGGCAGAATTGATGTAGAAACCTTCAAGCGCACGGAAAAGATTCCCTTGGTTGTGGTTTTGGATAATGTCCGCAGCATGCACAATGTGGGGGCGGTTTTCAGAACGGCGGATGCTTTTATTATAGAAAAAATTGTCCTTTGCGGAATTACGCCGGTTCCGCCACACCGGGAAATTCATAAAGCCGCGCTGGGAGCCACCGAAAGCGTGGACTGGATTTTTGAGAAAGAAATCTCAGCAGCGCTGCAAAACCTTAAAAATGAAGGTTTTGAAATCATTGGAATTGAGCAGACCTCTGACAGTCAAAACATTGAAGATTTCAAAATTGACCCAAACAAAAAATACGCCTTAGTCCTTGGTAATGAAGTAGATGGACTGAGCGAAGAAGCACTTCATCTATACGATACATTTCTTGAAATTCCACAGTTGGGTACCAAACATTCGCTGAACGTTTCCGTATGCGGCGGAATTGTGATGTGGGATTTCTTTAAAAAACTGAAATAAAAAAAAACCGCAAAATCCTGAGGGACAGTGCAGTTTTAAATAAATCTAATAAAAAGTAAAAATGAAAGGCTGCAAATATACTTCTTCGGAAACATATGATCCAAGATTTTTTTTAGGAATTTTATTAAATTTTCATTTTGGCTTCTTTTTTTCAGGAAATTCTTAAATTAGCCTAATGTTTATCAAAGATTATATCTCGAAAGACTATCCTGCATTCAATCATACAGATTCAATTGAAGTAGCTTCTGAAATAGCGACTGAATTTGGGTACTCTCACGTTTTTATAAAGAAAAAAGGGGTTTATGTTGGTGCTTTAAGTCAAAGTTTTCTGGAAGAAAGCCCTGAAGGCACGCTCGGCAGCCTGGAAATCCATTATGACAGATTTGCAATTCCGGAAGACGGAAATATTCTGGACACTGTGAAATTATTCCACATTTTCAACTCAAATGTAGTTCCGGTAATCACGCAAACCGAAAAATACCTTGGTTATATTTCCTGCGACGATATTTTCAGTGAGTTCTCAAAATATCCTCTCTTTTCGGAAAATGGCGCCATCCTGACGGTTCAGAGCAATAATCTTTACTACTCTTTTACTGAAATTGCAAAAATTGTGGAGAGCAATAATGCAAAAATGTACGGCTGTTACGTCAGCGGAATCAATGACGACAGTATTTTGATAACTTTGAAAATCAGCAATGATAATCTGAGCTCGATCGATGAAACTTTTGAAAGATACGGCTACAACGTAGTGAATAAACATTACGGTGACGAAAAAGAAGAACTGATGAAAGACCGTTTTGGCTTTTTCCAAAAATACCTTGAATTCTAAAAATTATGGTAGCCGCAATTTATACGCAAAAAAGCGATCTGGATACATTTCTTTATCTGAGCAAATTTATTTCTGAACTGGATAAGAGAGGTGTGAAATCCATACTTTTCTCCGGAATGGCAGAATCTATGCAGTTTTCAAAAGATTTTGTCACCTTCAGCAACAAGGAAGATCTGCTTGAAAACAACACCAATTTCTTTTTTACGTTTGGCGGCGACGGAACGCTGGTAGCCTCGCTCTTGTTTGTGCAGGACACGAACATTCCTGTAGTCGGCGTCAACACAGGCCGCCTGGGTTTTCTTGCAAGTTTCACCAAAGAAGATGCCTTTAGGGAACTGGATGACATCATTGACGGCGACGTTAAAATCTCAAAACGTTCTGTAATTGAAGTGGTTACTCCCAAGTCGGAGCTGTTTTTTCCTTTTGCTTTAAATGACATCACCATTTCAAGACGGGAAACCACCTCGATGATTACCGTTGATTCTTATATAAACAATGAATTTCTGAATGTTTTTTGGGGCGACGGTGTCATTATTTCTACGCCAACCGGTTCTACCGCCTATTCGTTGAGCTGCGGCGGGCCAATTATCTCTCCCGAAAACGACAATTTTGTAATTACGCCGATTGCACCGCACAATCTCAACGTTAGGCCTTTAATTGTAAAGGACGATTCCGAATTCAGATTAAAAGTTGAAAGCCGCGTACCTCAGTATGCCCTGTCCCTGGATTCAAGACTTGTACACATCGATACAGATGTAGAAATCGTGATACGGAAAGCCCGTTACAGCATGGCACTCATTCAGCCAAAAAGCCTCAGTTTTTATGAGACCATCAGGCAAAAGCTGCTTTGGGGACGGGATAAAAGAAATTAGGGCTTTTCGCATAATTTTCGTAACTTTACGTGATTAAAAATCCATAAATAAATTTCTAAAAAAGTAAAAAAATTATGAGCAGAATGTTTCCGGCAGGTGTTGCCACAGGACAATTGGTTACAGACATTTTTCAGTACGCAAAAGAAAACAGGTTCGCGCTTCCTGCAGTGAATGTTATCGGTTCCAGCAATGTGAACGCTACGATGGAAACAGCTGCAAAACTAAACGCACCAGTGATCATTCAGTTTTCTAACGGTGGTGCAGCTTTCAACGCCGGAAAAGGCTTGAGCAGCGACGGGCAAAAATCTGCAGTCCTGGGTGGTATTGCCGGTGCAAAACACATTCACACACTTGCCGAAGCTTATGGAGCAACAGTAATCCTTCACACAGACCACTGTGCAAAGAAACTTTTGCCTTGGATCGACGGACTGATGGATGCTAACGAAGAATTCTTCAAACAAACCGGGAAATCTCTTTATTCATCACACATGCTTGACCTTTCCGAGGAGCCTTTGGAGGAAAATATGGATATTTCAACCCAATATTTCGAAAGAATGGCAAAAATGGGAATGACCCTGGAAATCGAACTTGGTGTAACCGGCGGTGAAGAAGACGGTGTAGACAATACCGGAGTTGATTCTTCAAAACTTTACACTCAGCCTGAAGAAGTGGCTTACGCTTACGAAAAACTGAAAGCAGTTTCTCCAAACTTCACTATTGCCGCTGCTTTCGGAAACGTACACGGTGTTTACAAGCCAGGAAACGTAAAACTAACACCAAAAATCCTTGACAATTCACAAAAATTTGTTCAGGAGAAATTCGGAACTGGCGAGAAGCCGATCAATTTCGTATTCCACGGTGGTTCCGGTTCTTCACTGGAGGAGATCAGAGAAGCGATCGATTACGGTGTAATCAAAATGAATATTGATACAGACCTTCAGTTTGCATACACAGAAGGCATCAGAGATTATATGGGTGAAAGAGTAGATTATCTTAAAACTCAGATTGGAAACCCTGAAGGTGACGACAAACCAAACAAAAAATTCTATGATCCTAGAGTTTGGTTAAGAAAAGGTGAAGAAACCTTCTCAAAAAGACTGGTGCAGGCCTTTGAAGACCTGAACAACGTAAATACTTTAAAATAATTTGAAATTCAGAGTTTGGAATTTGATATTTTTGCAAAATCAAATTTCAAACTTCTAATAAGAGCTGAACTATGGCATTCGACTGGTTTAAAAGAAAAGCAAAAAACATCACCACTTCCACTGAAGATAAAAAGGACGTTCCAAAAGGTCTTTGGCACCAAACGCCTTCAGGAAAAATCGTAGAACACGATGAGCTCCGCAGAAATAATTATGTGTCTCCGGAAGACGGTTTCCACGTAAGAATCGGAAGTAATGAGTTTTATGAAATGTTCTTTGATGACAATAAATACAAAGAACTTGATGCAGGTGTAGAAAGTGTTGATATGCTTAATTTTAAAGACACGAAAGCCTATAGCGACCGGCTGAAGGAAGTAAAAGCCAAAACCAAACTTAATGACTCTATCAGAAATGCTGTGGGTAAAGTTGGTGGCCATGAAATGGTGATTTCCTGTATGGATTTCGCTTTCATCGGCGGCTCGCTGGGTTCGGTTATGGGGGAAAAAATCCGAAGAGCGGTTGATTATTGCATTAAAAACAAACTTCCGTACATGATTATCTGTCAGTCCGGTGGAGCAAGGATGCAGGAAGCGGCTTTTTCACTGATGCAGTTGGCAAAAGTTCAAAGCAAACTGGCGCAGCTCTCTGATGAAGGTTTGCCGTACATTGCTTACCTGTGCGACCCGACATTTGGCGGTATTACGGCGTCGTTTGCGATGACTGCCGACATCATTATGGCTGAGCCGGGCGCACTGATCGGTTTTGCAGGCCCAAGAGTTATCCGCGAAACCATTGGTAAGGACTTGCCGGAAGGCTTCCAGACTTCTGAATTCCTTGTGGAAAAAGGGTTTGTTGATTTCATTGTAAAACGAAATGATGCAAAAGCGAAAGTGGCGCAGACGGTCTCGCTTTTAACCCACGCTTAAAAATATTTGTAACAAAATGATAAAAATCTCACCTTATTCAGGTGAGATTTGTTTTATGAGAAATGCATTCAAGGTTTTTTTCAACTCCGCGAGAAGACTTTCTTTTGGTAAGATAGTCAGGCTTTTGCGCTTGACTTTACCACATCCTCTTTTTTCGGTTTTGAGTTTTTATGCGACGCTTAAAACCTATTCTATAGCAAAAAAATATTTCCCGAAAACTAATTCCAATGACGGGATCGGCAATGCGTTTCGACATGCGCTTTGGACCGCTTTGGCAATGATGTATTGCTGCAAAATCTCCTCACCTCAAAAATCTTATGTATTCTGCAAAAGGTTTACAGATATGCACGAAGAGCTTTTCCCCAATGAGCCTATCCAGACTAAAATGGATCTGCACAATAATCAGGTTGGCCTCAATATCTTTATGGAAATGCTTCCGGGAATTCACCGCCAGTTTTTTGAAACGGGCTTTCTGATTGATAAGATATTAGAAAAAACAAAAACCGCCGTAATTTTGCAAAGTGTGGATGACAACCCGGGAAACGAGTTGGTTTACTTAACGATTTAATTCTTCGTATTTAGGTTGCATAAAATTCCACTCAATATTTAATTTGAAATAAACATTTCGATTCTTTAAAATGAAAAAAATACTCTTTCTTCTGCTTATAAGCCAACTGATCTTTGCACAAAATCAAAAAACACCCTACGAAAAAGGTAACGGCAACCAAACGCCAACCTATGAGGAAATGGTCAGGTTTTATGATGAACTGGATGCCAAACACCAAAGTATTTGCATAAAAACCTATGGACTGACGGACAGCGGAGAACCGCTGAAGGTCATTTTTTTCAGTAATGACGGTAAATTCGATAAAAATAAATCCGTCATTCTCATCAATAACGGCATTCATCCCGGCGAACCGGACGGAATCGACGCTTCGATAATGATGCTCCGAAATTTTGCGGAAGGAAAACTGAAGGCCCCTAAAAATCTCATCATCGCGGTAATGGAATCCTACAACATCGGTGGAATGATGAACCGCGGAAAATACTCACGGGCGAACCAAAACGGACCGGAAGAACACGGTTTTCGCGGAAATGCAAGAAATTACGACCTGAACCGGGATTTTATCAAGACAGATTCCCGAAACGCCATGAGTTTTCAGGAAATGTTTCATGATGTTAATCCTATTTATTTCATTGATAATCACGTGAGTAACGGTGCCGATTACCAGTACACATTTACTTATATCAACACCAATAAAGAAAGGCTGGGGAAGATTTTAGGAAATTTTCAGAATGATGAAATGTCACCAACGATTAAAGAAAACTTATTAAAAAAAGGAATTATCTCCACACCTTATGTAGAAATCAACGGTCTGAAACCGGAACTGGGCTACGAAACCTTCATGGATTCGCCAAGATACGCGACGGGCTATACTTCTCTGTTCAATACTTTGGGTGAAGTGCCGGAAACGCATATGCTGAAACCCTATAAAGACCGTGTAAAAGTAACTTACGAGAATATGCTTTCCACGATCGAATATCTTGATGACAATATTGCGAAAATCAAGGATTTAAGACAGAAAAACCTGGGACAATATCAACCGGGAATGAAGTACGGCATCCAGTGGAAAATTGACTCAACCAAAACAAAAACTATAGAATTCAGAGGTTATGAAGCCGGAATGAAACCAAGTGAAATATCAGGAAAACCCAGGCTTTTCTACGACAGAAATAAGCCTTACACAAAGAAAATTCCTTTTTATGATACTTATACCGCCACAAAAGAAATTACGATTCCCAGATATTATGTTGTGCCACAATCTGAATGGCAAGTTCTGGCGCACCTGAAGCGTAACCAAATAGAAATGAAACCGCTGAAAAAAGACAGCACGATTACTGTTGAGCAATACAAGATTGCAGATTTCAAAACCTACCAGCGGCCGTACGAAGGGCACTATGCACATTACGACACAAAAGTTTCTGCCTCAGCTGAAAATGTAAAATTCAGAAAAGGAGATTATCTTATTTCTTTAAATCAAAAAGGCGTAAAATACCTTCTCGAAACTTTGGAACCGGAAGCTGTGGACAGCTTCTTCAACTGGAATTTGTTTGATTCCATCCTCGGCCAAAAAGAATACTATTCCGATTATGTTTTCGAAGATACGGGTGCCGAAATCCTTAAAAACAACCCAAAACTTCGTGAAGCCCTGGAGAAAAAGAAAGCCGAAGACCAAAAATTTGCAGAAGACGGACGCGCTCAACTGGATTGGGTTTACCGGAATTCCGAGTATTATGAAAAAACACATATGAGGTATCCGATATTTAGAATTTTATAAAATTATCCGCCTTTCAATACCGCTAACTCGTCCCGCAATTTCGCAGCCTTTATAAAATCCAGATTTTTTGCTGCTGCTTCCATCGCTTTTTGTTTTTCGGCAATGAGCATATCAAGATCAGCCTCACCATAAGAAGCGCGCTGCTCGGCAACCTGTTTCAGGATTTCTTTTTGGGTGTATTTGTCGTCCGGGAAATCCTTGGCTCTGCCAACCAATGCCTCAGATATTTTCTTGTTGACCTGCTTTGGCGTGATGTTATGGGCTTCGTTATATTCCTGTTGTTTTTGGCGGCGGTAATTGGTTTCATCGATGGTTTTCTGCATCGAACTGGTCATTTTGTCGGCGTACATGATCGCTTTTC
The sequence above is a segment of the Chryseobacterium taklimakanense genome. Coding sequences within it:
- the accD gene encoding acetyl-CoA carboxylase, carboxyltransferase subunit beta, whose translation is MAFDWFKRKAKNITTSTEDKKDVPKGLWHQTPSGKIVEHDELRRNNYVSPEDGFHVRIGSNEFYEMFFDDNKYKELDAGVESVDMLNFKDTKAYSDRLKEVKAKTKLNDSIRNAVGKVGGHEMVISCMDFAFIGGSLGSVMGEKIRRAVDYCIKNKLPYMIICQSGGARMQEAAFSLMQLAKVQSKLAQLSDEGLPYIAYLCDPTFGGITASFAMTADIIMAEPGALIGFAGPRVIRETIGKDLPEGFQTSEFLVEKGFVDFIVKRNDAKAKVAQTVSLLTHA
- a CDS encoding DUF6973 domain-containing protein, which codes for MIKISPYSGEICFMRNAFKVFFNSARRLSFGKIVRLLRLTLPHPLFSVLSFYATLKTYSIAKKYFPKTNSNDGIGNAFRHALWTALAMMYCCKISSPQKSYVFCKRFTDMHEELFPNEPIQTKMDLHNNQVGLNIFMEMLPGIHRQFFETGFLIDKILEKTKTAVILQSVDDNPGNELVYLTI
- a CDS encoding M14 family zinc carboxypeptidase; its protein translation is MKKILFLLLISQLIFAQNQKTPYEKGNGNQTPTYEEMVRFYDELDAKHQSICIKTYGLTDSGEPLKVIFFSNDGKFDKNKSVILINNGIHPGEPDGIDASIMMLRNFAEGKLKAPKNLIIAVMESYNIGGMMNRGKYSRANQNGPEEHGFRGNARNYDLNRDFIKTDSRNAMSFQEMFHDVNPIYFIDNHVSNGADYQYTFTYINTNKERLGKILGNFQNDEMSPTIKENLLKKGIISTPYVEINGLKPELGYETFMDSPRYATGYTSLFNTLGEVPETHMLKPYKDRVKVTYENMLSTIEYLDDNIAKIKDLRQKNLGQYQPGMKYGIQWKIDSTKTKTIEFRGYEAGMKPSEISGKPRLFYDRNKPYTKKIPFYDTYTATKEITIPRYYVVPQSEWQVLAHLKRNQIEMKPLKKDSTITVEQYKIADFKTYQRPYEGHYAHYDTKVSASAENVKFRKGDYLISLNQKGVKYLLETLEPEAVDSFFNWNLFDSILGQKEYYSDYVFEDTGAEILKNNPKLREALEKKKAEDQKFAEDGRAQLDWVYRNSEYYEKTHMRYPIFRIL